A region from the Sebastes umbrosus isolate fSebUmb1 chromosome 18, fSebUmb1.pri, whole genome shotgun sequence genome encodes:
- the stum gene encoding protein stum homolog, which yields MALKEGGKELGRVKTGDQLGAKAIAGAPTAGGGVVVEVREKKGPLRAAIPTMPFPLAVICLFLNTFIPGLGTFISAFTVLCGARSDLISERGVCCVFWLNVAAALIQILTAVIMVGWIMSIFWGMDMVILAISDGYRDQGLPQDV from the exons ATGGCACTGAAAGAAGGAGGAAAGGAGCTGGGGCGTGTTAAGACCGGGGACCAGCTTGGGGCCAAAGCCATTGCTGGGGCCCCTACAGCAGGTGgtggggtggtggtggaggtcaGGGAGAAGAAGGGACCTCTGCGGGCTGCGATACCCACAATGCCCTTCCCTTTGGCTGTTATCTGTCTGTTTCTGAACACCTTCATACCTGGACTCG GTACCTTCATCTCAGCGTTCACGGTGCTGTGTGGAGCTCGCAGCGACCTGATCTCAGAGCGAGGCGTTTGTTGTGTGTTCTGGCTCAACGTGGCAGCAGCCCTCATCCagatactgacagctgttatcaTGGTTGGATGGATCATGAGCATCTTCTGGGGAATGGACATGGTCATCTTGGCAA TTTCTGATG GCTATAGAGACCAGGGTCTTCCTCAGGATGTCTGA